A genome region from Halomarina pelagica includes the following:
- a CDS encoding heavy metal translocating P-type ATPase, whose protein sequence is MTSSNRDSHGSCEGSHSHDHDHDHDHSHNHDHDHGHGDDKPNSTTIDEGDVAQFSVPEMDCPSCAGKVENSIRKIDGINDVDPQVTTGTLTVSYEDDQTTADAIADRVEKAGYSVENSGEITAKFTVPEMDCPSCAGKVENALDGLAGVSMTDPQPTTGKVAVTYDSTTVTESDIVSAIESAGYEVTNTTADGAGGSDDLDTQESIWMSPRAIKTWISGGFVALGLLFEFALLGQNAQVASLLGSELLVADVLFLIAIAIGGQEILRNGYYSARNLNLDIDFLMSIAILGALVASLAFGEALYFEAATLAFLFSIAELLERSSMDRARNSLQELMDLSPDEATVKRNGTEETIPVDEVAVGDIVVVRPGEKIPMDGDVVDGESAVNQAPITGESVPVDKTEGDEVYAGTINEEGYLEVEVTSEAGDNTLSRIVEMVEDAQANKTEREQFVERFSAYYTPVVVAFAVLVTLGSPYIMGTTWSTAVVYGLTLLVLACPCAFVISTPVSVVSGITSAAKNGVLIKGGNHLEAMGAVDVVAFDKTGTLTKGELTVTNVVPLNGNTEDDVLRCARGLEQRSEHPIGEAIVAEAGAAGVAEREIEEFESITGKGVRADLDGTPHFAGKPGLFEELGFDLSHVHATTDGGVVTQTAQQLCERNNCLDLLEDTVPDLQAEGKTVVLVGTEDELEGIIGVADEVRPEAKHAVRRMKELGVKRTVMLTGDNERTARAIAEQVGVDDYRAELLPEEKVDAIDELVDEYDGVAMVGDGINDAPALATATVGVAMGAAGTDTALETADIALMGDDLAKLPYLYELANDANGVIRQNIWASLAVKAGLALAVPFGYVPIWLAVLAGDAGMTVGVTGNAMRLSRIKPKTGGESDAVNS, encoded by the coding sequence ATGACCTCGTCAAACAGGGATTCACACGGCTCTTGTGAGGGATCCCACTCGCACGATCATGACCATGACCATGATCACAGTCACAATCACGACCACGATCATGGTCACGGAGACGACAAACCGAACTCGACGACAATAGACGAGGGTGACGTCGCACAGTTCTCGGTCCCCGAAATGGACTGCCCGTCCTGTGCCGGGAAAGTCGAGAACAGCATCCGGAAGATCGACGGAATCAACGACGTCGACCCACAGGTGACGACGGGGACGCTCACCGTTTCCTACGAGGACGACCAGACGACGGCAGATGCCATCGCCGACCGCGTTGAGAAAGCAGGGTACAGCGTCGAAAATTCCGGAGAGATCACGGCGAAGTTCACCGTTCCGGAGATGGACTGTCCCTCGTGTGCTGGCAAGGTTGAGAATGCGCTTGACGGCCTCGCCGGCGTGTCGATGACTGATCCGCAGCCCACGACCGGGAAGGTTGCTGTCACGTACGACTCGACGACCGTGACTGAGTCTGATATTGTCTCTGCCATCGAGAGTGCGGGCTACGAGGTCACAAACACAACCGCTGATGGCGCTGGAGGCAGCGACGATCTCGATACACAGGAGAGTATCTGGATGAGTCCACGTGCAATCAAGACGTGGATCAGCGGTGGCTTCGTCGCACTCGGACTCCTCTTCGAATTCGCCCTCCTCGGACAGAACGCCCAGGTCGCGAGCCTCCTCGGGAGTGAACTCCTTGTCGCAGACGTGCTATTCCTGATCGCCATCGCCATTGGCGGCCAGGAAATCCTCCGGAATGGCTACTACTCCGCCCGCAATCTGAATCTCGATATTGACTTCCTGATGTCGATCGCCATCCTCGGGGCGCTCGTCGCGAGCCTCGCGTTCGGCGAAGCCCTCTACTTCGAAGCCGCCACGCTCGCGTTCCTCTTCAGCATCGCGGAACTCCTTGAGCGCTCCTCGATGGATCGTGCACGCAACTCGCTGCAGGAGCTGATGGACCTCTCCCCGGACGAGGCGACCGTTAAACGGAACGGAACCGAGGAGACGATCCCAGTCGACGAAGTTGCGGTCGGTGACATCGTGGTCGTCAGACCTGGAGAGAAGATCCCAATGGACGGTGACGTCGTCGACGGCGAGAGCGCGGTGAACCAGGCCCCCATCACGGGCGAGAGCGTGCCCGTCGACAAGACGGAGGGTGACGAGGTGTACGCCGGCACGATTAACGAGGAGGGCTACCTGGAAGTGGAGGTCACTTCGGAGGCAGGCGACAACACGCTCTCCCGCATCGTCGAGATGGTCGAGGACGCGCAGGCGAACAAGACTGAACGCGAGCAGTTCGTCGAGCGCTTCTCGGCGTACTACACGCCGGTCGTCGTCGCGTTCGCCGTCCTCGTCACCCTAGGCAGTCCCTACATCATGGGGACGACGTGGTCGACGGCCGTCGTCTACGGCCTGACGCTGCTCGTACTCGCCTGTCCGTGCGCGTTCGTCATCTCGACGCCTGTTTCCGTCGTCTCCGGGATCACGAGCGCCGCGAAGAACGGCGTCCTCATCAAGGGCGGCAACCATCTAGAGGCGATGGGTGCGGTCGACGTCGTCGCGTTCGACAAGACAGGAACCCTGACGAAGGGTGAGCTCACCGTCACCAATGTCGTTCCGCTGAATGGCAACACTGAGGACGACGTCCTCCGGTGTGCCCGGGGACTCGAACAGCGCAGTGAGCATCCCATCGGCGAAGCCATCGTCGCGGAGGCAGGCGCAGCTGGCGTCGCCGAGCGGGAAATCGAGGAGTTCGAGAGCATCACAGGCAAGGGTGTCCGCGCCGACCTCGACGGAACGCCCCACTTCGCCGGCAAGCCTGGTCTCTTCGAGGAGCTCGGCTTCGACCTCTCGCACGTCCACGCGACGACTGATGGTGGCGTCGTCACCCAAACTGCACAGCAACTGTGCGAACGCAACAACTGCCTCGACCTCCTCGAGGACACGGTGCCTGACCTCCAGGCGGAGGGCAAGACCGTCGTCCTCGTCGGCACCGAGGACGAACTCGAGGGGATCATCGGCGTCGCCGACGAAGTCCGGCCCGAGGCCAAGCACGCGGTGCGCCGAATGAAAGAGCTCGGCGTCAAGCGGACGGTGATGCTCACGGGCGACAACGAGCGGACCGCACGAGCGATCGCCGAGCAGGTCGGCGTCGACGACTACCGGGCGGAACTCCTCCCCGAGGAGAAGGTCGATGCCATCGACGAGCTCGTCGACGAGTACGACGGCGTGGCGATGGTCGGCGACGGCATCAACGACGCGCCCGCCCTCGCCACCGCCACGGTCGGCGTCGCAATGGGCGCCGCCGGGACGGACACGGCCCTCGAAACGGCTGACATCGCCCTGATGGGCGACGACCTCGCGAAACTTCCCTACCTCTACGAACTCGCGAACGACGCAAACGGCGTCATCCGCCAGAACATCTGGGCGAGTCTGGCGGTCAAGGCCGGCCTCGCCCTGGCCGTCCCGTTTGGATACGTGCCCATCTGGTTGGCCGTCCTCGCGGGGGACGCCGGTATGACGGTCGGTGTGACCGGCAACGCGATGCGGCTCTCCCGCATCAAACCGAAGACGGGTGGCGAGTCTGACGCTGTCAATTCGTGA
- a CDS encoding DUF7333 family protein has protein sequence MKFNTTTTAIAFIILFAVIVGGTAMSPMSTSTVAMVSVGLLVFGVLSVVIGVKHGEYRASHS, from the coding sequence ATGAAGTTCAATACCACAACGACTGCGATCGCTTTCATCATCCTATTCGCCGTCATCGTTGGCGGTACGGCGATGAGTCCCATGAGTACGAGTACTGTTGCGATGGTTAGCGTCGGCCTCTTGGTGTTCGGCGTGCTGTCGGTCGTCATCGGAGTCAAACACGGCGAATATCGAGCGAGCCACAGCTGA
- a CDS encoding DUF7541 family protein → MSEESDTSSSYTGGSPWPLFVALGLAISEVGVVLGLRPVSVAGLLLFVGSVTGILTESGYISRPTLAAGSQGLALIGIGIALIVQNQTGTTVRGQSIVIAGGLCLLGVLLWAGFVRTRTQETPSITESSEATSD, encoded by the coding sequence ATGAGCGAAGAATCCGACACCAGTTCCTCGTACACAGGAGGGAGTCCGTGGCCGCTCTTCGTTGCACTTGGCTTGGCGATCTCGGAAGTCGGCGTCGTCCTCGGGCTTCGACCCGTGTCTGTCGCGGGGCTTCTGTTGTTCGTGGGGTCGGTTACTGGGATCCTCACGGAGTCAGGATACATCTCTCGACCCACACTGGCAGCTGGTTCCCAAGGACTCGCGCTAATCGGGATCGGGATCGCGTTGATAGTTCAGAACCAGACCGGAACGACGGTTCGTGGACAGTCAATCGTCATCGCCGGGGGCCTCTGTCTTCTGGGCGTACTCCTTTGGGCGGGATTCGTTCGGACACGTACTCAAGAGACGCCCTCGATAACTGAGTCATCAGAAGCGACATCCGATTGA
- a CDS encoding DUF7520 family protein, whose amino-acid sequence MGDAVHTRSGKRVFGAVVLIRIIVGAVLGLIIGTSSKIQHLSVGDIVLFRPTPTSMALYGATAATVGLTVLLGIVIGLSRSDQSAA is encoded by the coding sequence ATGGGAGATGCCGTACACACACGGAGTGGTAAGCGGGTCTTTGGGGCAGTCGTCCTCATCAGAATCATAGTCGGCGCTGTGCTCGGATTGATTATCGGAACAAGTTCGAAGATTCAGCATCTCTCGGTCGGTGATATCGTGCTCTTTCGCCCGACACCGACGAGTATGGCGCTCTATGGGGCAACAGCTGCTACCGTGGGACTCACGGTGCTTCTTGGTATCGTGATTGGTCTCTCTCGATCTGACCAATCAGCGGCCTGA
- a CDS encoding iron transporter — translation MNRRTVLKQSVAITGGLMTAGCLSSLGFETQSAWRDPPLVQNRPDAVYYPAIVEGMGMYGTTTAGDVGFALMHSFPHRFWNLTGTNKTKVVVRSSDSLHLMASVWDVETNTILPIDISAEISNADGQVTSTNLWPMISPNMGFHYGDNVGLPGEGQYDVTLRVGPLQTDRTEPFEGRFTEAQSATMSFTFDTSETYNLEYRRLGEKAGTRGTVDLMEMQMMPEPLAPRKGNLPGRLIGDGSSGDATFFVSVVEAGTRFGDGDRPYMIVSPRTPYNRVVLPRMALSATVERGQKTVFQGPLRASLDPEISCYYGTSIPKIKVGDSVTITVQTPPQLARHDGYETAFLDMPPIEFTV, via the coding sequence ATGAATCGACGAACGGTATTGAAACAGAGTGTCGCCATTACAGGCGGACTGATGACTGCAGGCTGTCTCAGCAGTCTCGGCTTCGAGACACAATCTGCGTGGCGGGATCCCCCGCTCGTTCAGAACAGGCCTGATGCCGTCTATTATCCGGCGATTGTCGAAGGGATGGGGATGTACGGGACGACGACAGCCGGCGATGTCGGATTTGCACTGATGCACTCGTTCCCGCACCGGTTCTGGAACCTAACTGGGACGAACAAGACGAAGGTCGTCGTTCGATCCAGTGATTCCCTCCATCTCATGGCGAGCGTCTGGGACGTGGAGACGAACACGATCCTGCCGATCGATATCTCCGCGGAGATCAGCAACGCCGACGGCCAGGTAACCAGCACCAATTTGTGGCCGATGATCTCGCCAAACATGGGCTTTCACTACGGAGACAACGTCGGACTTCCGGGGGAGGGACAGTATGACGTTACCCTTCGCGTCGGGCCGCTTCAGACCGATCGAACGGAGCCGTTCGAAGGCCGATTCACGGAGGCACAATCGGCGACGATGAGCTTCACCTTCGATACGAGTGAAACGTACAATCTCGAGTATCGACGGTTGGGAGAGAAGGCAGGGACTCGAGGAACTGTCGACCTGATGGAGATGCAAATGATGCCCGAACCCCTGGCGCCACGGAAGGGCAATCTTCCCGGTCGACTGATCGGTGACGGTTCCTCTGGTGACGCGACCTTCTTTGTCTCCGTTGTCGAGGCGGGAACTCGCTTTGGAGATGGTGATCGTCCGTACATGATCGTCTCACCGCGAACGCCGTACAATCGTGTCGTTCTCCCCCGGATGGCGCTCTCGGCGACCGTGGAACGCGGACAGAAAACGGTTTTTCAGGGACCGCTTCGGGCATCACTCGATCCAGAGATTAGCTGTTATTACGGGACGTCCATTCCGAAGATCAAGGTAGGCGACTCAGTCACGATTACCGTACAGACGCCGCCCCAGCTCGCACGACACGACGGATACGAGACTGCCTTTCTCGATATGCCACCAATCGAGTTCACTGTGTGA
- a CDS encoding iron transporter: MRRRDALRMIGGTSLVGLAGCTGLFETRSARAPPLPENRPDAVYYPTHYEGMKMLGMNEQSGYKCALTYSYAHRFWLMKPNGITKVDIQPDDSVHLMPIVWDAETGLIPPDINPQVEITRGGESVDQFAPWPMLSQPMGFHFGDNAQLQGDGTYTVDVSISGPSTRRTGALAENQGNATFSFEFEFSESTLNEISYTDIPEDKEGTKGAIELMDMQRLPSSQVPTPEALSGDVRGAATSGDAKFVVTVLDGASRFGGDSNQRYLAVSPRTPYNRTMLPMMSLSGALKRNGASVFDGILQATIDPELQYHYGAVVSDIQSGDEITITVESPPQTARHEGYETTFVDMPELQLSL; this comes from the coding sequence ATGCGTCGTCGTGACGCCCTTCGGATGATCGGAGGGACATCTCTCGTCGGTCTCGCAGGGTGTACGGGATTGTTTGAGACGCGATCAGCGCGAGCGCCACCCCTCCCGGAGAATCGGCCAGATGCAGTCTATTATCCGACCCACTACGAGGGGATGAAAATGCTGGGAATGAATGAGCAGAGTGGCTACAAGTGCGCACTCACCTACTCGTACGCTCATCGGTTCTGGCTGATGAAACCGAACGGTATCACGAAGGTCGACATCCAGCCCGACGACTCGGTACATCTGATGCCAATCGTCTGGGATGCAGAGACCGGCCTAATCCCACCGGATATCAATCCGCAGGTGGAGATCACACGGGGCGGCGAGTCGGTAGACCAATTTGCACCGTGGCCGATGCTGTCCCAGCCGATGGGGTTTCACTTCGGGGACAACGCGCAACTCCAGGGTGACGGGACATATACGGTCGATGTAAGCATCAGCGGGCCGTCAACACGCCGAACTGGGGCACTAGCCGAGAATCAGGGGAACGCAACTTTTTCGTTCGAGTTCGAGTTCAGCGAATCGACGCTCAACGAGATCTCGTACACTGATATCCCTGAAGACAAGGAGGGGACGAAGGGAGCTATCGAGCTGATGGACATGCAGAGGCTGCCGAGTTCGCAGGTTCCAACGCCCGAGGCACTTTCTGGTGACGTTCGTGGCGCTGCGACGAGCGGGGATGCGAAATTCGTGGTGACGGTGCTCGACGGTGCATCCCGGTTCGGAGGTGACTCGAACCAGCGCTATCTTGCAGTATCACCACGCACACCCTATAATCGCACGATGCTCCCGATGATGTCGCTATCGGGGGCATTGAAACGAAACGGTGCATCGGTATTTGACGGAATTCTACAGGCGACGATCGATCCTGAGCTACAGTATCACTACGGCGCCGTTGTCTCGGACATCCAGTCAGGTGATGAAATTACAATCACTGTCGAGTCACCTCCACAGACTGCTCGACACGAGGGCTATGAGACTACGTTCGTCGATATGCCCGAACTGCAGCTATCGCTCTAA
- a CDS encoding DUF7405 family protein yields the protein MTDSRRIPRRSFLRSAVAIGGAAAFSACLGREELDVPTGPDDLSSFPERQHAWNNVLPTDDHGNVVAPRHRVLLYLNYRQRGQPTEEDRTTIETAVEGVEHAYERSGNGLLMTVSYSRAYFDRFDGALPQSVDLPSPEALAPFEDPELDTPDAVVHIASNHAQVVLGTEEALKGNQSTLNGVDQPDASLTDVFKVVDRRTGFIGDGLPAENADDAEGVPADKVPEDAPLFMGFKSGFEKNQASEDRVTIQSGPFVGGTTQHISKLQLNLNQWYNQDDRWQREAKMFCPYHAENDIIEGAGDNLGDSSKIDDCGPTTETAREMGVVGHSQKSAAVRENDQPLILRRDFNSTDGDQAGLHFLALQREIGDFVKTREAMNGTDVAEQSAVGQRNNNGILQYIRTERRGNYLVPPRSLRALPPANPPGDRQEVAHASS from the coding sequence ATGACCGATAGTCGTAGAATTCCACGGAGGTCGTTCCTGAGATCAGCTGTCGCAATCGGTGGTGCGGCGGCGTTCAGCGCGTGTTTGGGACGCGAGGAGCTTGATGTCCCAACCGGCCCGGACGACCTATCCTCGTTCCCCGAGCGCCAGCACGCCTGGAACAATGTCCTCCCTACAGATGACCACGGGAATGTCGTCGCCCCTCGCCATCGTGTCCTTCTATACCTGAACTACAGGCAACGTGGTCAACCGACTGAGGAGGACCGGACGACGATCGAAACCGCGGTCGAAGGTGTCGAACACGCGTACGAGCGAAGCGGAAACGGGCTGTTGATGACGGTGAGTTACTCGCGGGCGTATTTCGACCGCTTCGATGGTGCGCTGCCGCAGAGTGTCGATCTCCCGAGCCCTGAGGCGCTGGCTCCATTCGAGGACCCCGAACTCGACACGCCGGACGCAGTCGTTCACATAGCGAGTAACCATGCTCAGGTGGTATTGGGTACCGAAGAAGCCCTCAAAGGGAACCAATCGACACTCAATGGTGTCGATCAACCCGATGCATCGCTCACGGACGTGTTCAAGGTGGTCGACCGACGGACGGGATTCATTGGGGACGGGCTCCCGGCCGAGAACGCGGACGACGCCGAAGGCGTTCCCGCGGACAAAGTGCCCGAGGATGCTCCGTTGTTCATGGGATTCAAATCCGGGTTCGAGAAGAACCAGGCCAGTGAGGATCGCGTCACGATTCAGTCGGGGCCGTTTGTCGGCGGGACGACACAGCACATCTCGAAGCTCCAGCTAAATCTCAACCAGTGGTACAATCAGGACGACCGCTGGCAACGTGAGGCGAAGATGTTCTGCCCGTATCACGCAGAGAACGACATTATCGAAGGGGCGGGGGATAATCTCGGTGACAGTAGCAAGATCGACGACTGTGGACCGACGACGGAGACAGCGCGTGAGATGGGCGTCGTCGGACATTCGCAGAAGTCAGCAGCAGTTCGTGAGAACGATCAGCCGCTCATTCTCCGACGGGACTTCAACTCAACTGATGGCGATCAGGCGGGCCTTCACTTTCTCGCCCTCCAGCGCGAAATTGGTGATTTCGTGAAGACGCGAGAGGCGATGAACGGGACGGATGTCGCCGAGCAATCTGCGGTGGGTCAACGAAACAATAACGGCATTCTCCAGTACATTCGGACAGAGCGCCGCGGCAACTATCTCGTCCCTCCCCGCTCGTTACGAGCGCTTCCTCCTGCAAACCCGCCTGGTGACCGCCAAGAGGTGGCGCATGCGTCGTCGTGA
- a CDS encoding helix-turn-helix transcriptional regulator encodes MTLLELTGLQRDPLRVIAGFDRPSGQQTKSELETEMGREITHGRLYPNLDTLVNRGYVEKGQLDRRTNWYALSGQDREALSARHEWEDDYLPFEIPTPW; translated from the coding sequence ATGACACTATTAGAGCTCACTGGGCTTCAGCGTGACCCGTTGCGCGTGATCGCAGGCTTCGATCGGCCTTCCGGCCAACAGACCAAGAGTGAATTAGAAACAGAGATGGGTCGTGAAATCACCCATGGGCGATTGTATCCGAATCTTGATACGCTCGTCAATCGCGGATACGTTGAAAAGGGCCAACTCGACCGCCGCACCAACTGGTATGCGCTCTCAGGCCAGGACCGGGAGGCCCTTTCTGCACGCCACGAGTGGGAAGACGACTACCTGCCCTTCGAAATACCGACCCCCTGGTAA
- a CDS encoding homing endonuclease associated repeat-containing protein, with amino-acid sequence MALTILDLFLDLKRLEDDLGRLPRANDVIRDGAHSVNTYYKRFDGNWRYVETAYREWCETGRLPADAQ; translated from the coding sequence ATGGCCTTGACGATACTCGACCTGTTCCTCGACCTCAAGCGCCTCGAAGACGACCTCGGCCGGCTCCCGCGCGCTAACGACGTGATTCGTGATGGCGCCCACAGCGTCAACACCTACTACAAGCGCTTCGATGGGAACTGGCGCTACGTCGAAACCGCCTATCGAGAGTGGTGCGAGACGGGTCGGTTGCCCGCTGACGCTCAGTAA
- a CDS encoding alpha/beta fold hydrolase — protein MSVIRTNDIETYYERRGDGPPIVFIHGAIVDHSQWTPQLETLSDEYTTVAYDVRGHGRTGGSTTDPYSIELFVEDLEALITALDLDHPVLCGLSMGGCIAQVYAARHSEQLAGLVLADTFTPEVLDWRERLQFLMLKATIPPVRLVGYERVEKVMVWFQERLQGEGVSGDYEKIEQLRAEGPKMATDEFAKVIHALTSFHETDIDFSAIAVPTLVLYGEHDAGFIRRHAPKLGADLPNATVRAVPDSGHTSNLDNPECFTIALQNFLAEISF, from the coding sequence ATGTCAGTAATTCGTACGAATGATATCGAGACCTACTACGAGCGCCGTGGCGACGGACCGCCGATCGTCTTCATTCACGGGGCAATCGTCGACCATAGCCAGTGGACGCCACAACTGGAGACGCTCAGCGACGAGTACACGACGGTCGCCTACGACGTCCGCGGGCACGGCCGGACGGGCGGCTCGACGACGGATCCGTACTCCATCGAACTGTTCGTCGAGGACCTCGAGGCACTTATCACAGCGTTGGATCTGGATCATCCCGTCCTATGTGGCCTCTCGATGGGCGGCTGTATCGCACAGGTGTACGCAGCCAGACACTCCGAGCAACTTGCCGGGCTCGTCCTCGCCGATACGTTCACTCCGGAGGTACTCGACTGGCGTGAACGACTCCAGTTTCTCATGCTGAAAGCCACCATCCCGCCGGTCCGACTCGTCGGCTACGAACGGGTGGAGAAGGTGATGGTATGGTTCCAAGAGCGACTCCAGGGCGAGGGGGTCAGCGGCGACTACGAGAAGATCGAACAGCTCCGCGCAGAGGGGCCGAAGATGGCAACCGACGAGTTCGCCAAGGTCATCCACGCCCTCACGAGCTTTCACGAGACGGACATCGACTTCTCGGCGATTGCCGTTCCGACGCTCGTCCTGTACGGCGAACACGACGCGGGGTTCATTCGCCGTCACGCACCAAAGCTCGGTGCCGACCTTCCGAACGCCACCGTTCGAGCGGTGCCCGACAGCGGCCATACGTCAAACCTCGATAACCCCGAATGTTTCACGATCGCGCTGCAGAATTTCCTTGCGGAGATCTCCTTCTGA
- a CDS encoding acetylserotonin O-methyltransferase, producing the protein MPVNPNFIERLLLLKLNRGPAPMLDLFGAASFESVTLALELDIFETLSRADAPLGAGTLADRVDAHPDGIAVLCNFLVAEGYLATEGEQYTLTRMTETWLLADSETDMGPWLTFWKKLVFPFWAREFETAIRNGEPSQSIYEWFDEEPSRWEIAQAGFRATASLLLDDVIDTVTVPEGTERLLDVGGGHGLYAMELCRRHPGLSATLFDFPGAIEAIRENIPAELAEQVDTRVGDYRTDDLGQGYGVALLFNVVHAHDPAGNIALFERVADVLTPGGRIVVLDQWEGSGRTPVSQTALRFVALTYLTTLGADIYTHEEVEDWLREAGFSNVQRRSVGPLSGLAVVEGIK; encoded by the coding sequence ATGCCAGTGAACCCGAACTTCATCGAGCGCCTATTGTTACTCAAGCTCAACCGAGGTCCGGCCCCGATGCTTGATCTATTCGGTGCGGCGAGTTTCGAATCGGTGACCCTCGCGTTGGAGCTGGACATCTTTGAGACACTCTCGCGAGCGGACGCCCCGCTCGGAGCTGGAACCCTAGCCGACCGTGTGGACGCGCATCCCGATGGGATCGCTGTGCTGTGCAACTTCCTTGTGGCCGAAGGTTATCTAGCGACAGAGGGCGAGCAGTATACGCTTACCCGAATGACCGAAACCTGGCTCCTCGCTGATTCGGAGACCGATATGGGGCCGTGGCTCACCTTCTGGAAGAAACTCGTCTTCCCGTTCTGGGCGCGTGAGTTCGAAACCGCCATCAGAAACGGCGAACCCAGTCAGTCCATCTACGAATGGTTCGACGAAGAACCCAGCCGTTGGGAGATCGCCCAAGCGGGATTTCGAGCGACTGCCTCTCTTCTCCTCGATGACGTGATCGACACGGTGACTGTTCCAGAGGGAACCGAACGGCTCCTCGACGTCGGCGGGGGTCACGGACTATACGCGATGGAATTGTGTCGACGTCACCCGGGCCTCTCGGCGACTCTCTTCGACTTCCCTGGCGCCATCGAAGCCATCCGCGAAAATATCCCGGCGGAGTTGGCTGAACAAGTCGACACGCGAGTGGGCGACTACCGAACCGACGACCTCGGACAGGGGTATGGCGTAGCACTGCTGTTCAACGTCGTCCACGCACACGATCCCGCCGGGAACATTGCGCTCTTTGAGCGGGTGGCCGATGTCCTTACGCCGGGCGGGCGGATCGTCGTGCTCGATCAGTGGGAGGGAAGCGGACGGACACCGGTAAGTCAGACCGCCCTGCGGTTCGTCGCGTTGACCTATCTGACGACGCTCGGAGCAGACATCTACACTCACGAGGAAGTCGAAGACTGGCTCCGAGAGGCGGGTTTCTCGAACGTCCAGCGGCGGAGCGTCGGCCCACTCTCTGGTCTGGCGGTTGTCGAGGGCATCAAGTAG
- a CDS encoding helix-turn-helix transcriptional regulator has protein sequence MAALDDVAFLARSPSRVAVLETLTEGAHSRAALQEVTGVPRATVGRIVTELEARGLVTRRGADYRASPLGELLAREFLSLVDTAVTVDKLRRVSEWLPIEAFEFDLDRLVDAEITLADRTDIIAPIRRAVELFETGDRVRILAPVFVRESPRAIWQATVHGDQTSEITVTAAVLEVMLADPECAMWLRELAASDRGSVARYDGSISYALAVVDDIAWIGLLDEDGAPRGLLETTDEIVHAWAEATIDDHWQASNPLEPDDPQL, from the coding sequence ATGGCCGCGCTCGACGACGTCGCCTTCCTCGCCCGCTCGCCGAGCCGCGTAGCGGTGCTCGAAACGCTCACCGAGGGGGCACACAGCCGTGCGGCCCTTCAGGAGGTGACCGGCGTGCCGCGTGCGACGGTCGGGCGGATCGTCACCGAACTCGAAGCGAGAGGGCTCGTGACTCGGCGCGGAGCCGACTACCGCGCCTCGCCGCTCGGCGAACTGCTCGCACGGGAGTTCCTCTCGTTGGTCGATACCGCGGTGACCGTCGACAAACTGCGTCGAGTGAGCGAGTGGCTCCCGATCGAGGCGTTCGAGTTCGACCTCGACCGTCTCGTCGACGCCGAGATCACGCTGGCCGACCGAACCGATATCATCGCACCGATCAGGCGTGCGGTCGAGTTGTTCGAAACGGGCGACCGCGTGCGTATCCTCGCGCCCGTGTTCGTGCGCGAGAGCCCCCGGGCGATCTGGCAGGCGACGGTCCACGGCGACCAGACGTCAGAGATAACCGTCACGGCGGCGGTCCTGGAGGTCATGTTGGCCGATCCCGAGTGTGCGATGTGGCTCAGGGAGCTCGCTGCTTCCGATCGTGGATCAGTCGCTCGCTACGACGGCAGCATTTCGTACGCGCTCGCCGTCGTCGACGACATCGCCTGGATCGGGTTGCTCGACGAGGACGGTGCGCCACGCGGCTTGCTCGAAACGACGGACGAGATCGTCCACGCGTGGGCCGAGGCGACGATCGACGACCACTGGCAAGCGTCCAACCCCCTCGAACCTGACGATCCCCAGTTATGA